The segment GGTTTCTTGTAGAAGAGTAACACCACCTTTAAGATAGGGTACTTCTTCTGTAATGCTGTCTAGGTGCATTCTGCGAATACCTTGAAGAATTACAGTTACTGTTTGATCGGGCATCTCTAGTGTACGCACAATTTTTGCAATACATCCTATTTCGTATAAGTCCTCAAACTTAGGATGATCAGTTTGTGCTTGTTTCTGACAAACAACAGCGATATAGCCTTGTTGTTGTTCAGCCTCACGTACAAGTTTGAGAGAAGATGCTCTTCCTACTGCTACTGGTAAAAATACACCAGGAAACAGTACCATATTGCGTAATGGTAAAACTGGTATTTCTTGATCTATTTCAATATCCATCATTTGCTCTTCGTTTCCTTCGAAGTCTGCAATTAGAGAGAAATTGTTGTTGCTACCAGCGTCTTCCATCTCTTTCAAATATATATTATCCATATTCTTAGCTAATTAATCTGTTATTATGTCATGTTGACAGGCATAAAACGCCTGCAAAGTTAATCTATTCTTTATTAATATTAAAAGATGCGGTATATATAATATGCAAATAAGGTGCCAAACTTGTCAAGTGATATGGTTTTTTCATATAAGTGAGTAATTTTGCATACAGATACTAATTTAACAATATAAATGGCGAATCCCTATTTTAAGTTTAAACAGTTTACCATTTGGCATGATAAATGTGCTATGAAAGTGGGTACAGATGGTGTGCTGCTAGGAGCAAGTGCACCTGTGACAAATGCTAATTTTATTTTAGATGTGGGTACGGGTACTGGGTTAATAGCTTTAATGTTGGCTCAAAGAACTGTGTCAGCTCAAATAAAAGCGTTAGAGATAGATGAGGATGCTGTTATACAGGCAAAAGAAAACATAGAGCGATCTCCTTGGAAGGATAGGATAGAAGTAATACAATCTGATTTCAATTTGTATGAACCCAACGAAAAGTATGATCTAATTGTATCAAATCCTCCGTATTTTGTTGATTCGCTACTTTCTCCACATAAGCAGCGTACCAACGCACGACATACCCAAACACTCAGCTTTGATGCTTTACTAGATGGGGTAGTTCGTTGTTTGTCGGCAGTAGGTCGGTTTTCAGTAATCCTCCCCATCGAGGTACAAGATTTGTTTTGTGGACTAGCAAAAGATAGAGGTTTATTTTTAAATAAGATTTTATATATTCAAACCAAGCCAGGAGCTTCTGCCAAAAGAATTATTCTTGATTTTAGTTTTGTAGAATCTATCTTATTGGAAGATATGCTTTTAGTTGAATTAGCTAGACATCAATATAGCAAAGAGTATATTCAACTCACAAAAGACTTTTACTTGAAAATGTAGAAAATAAAATCTTTTTTAGAGATTCGTTTGCAGATATAAAAATACTTTGTACTTTTGCATCGCTTTCAGAAAGAAATACTACTGATAGCAATAGTAAAAACGGGGTGTAGCGCAGTCCGGTTAGCGCACCTGCTTTGGGAGCAGGGGGTCCCAGGTTCGAATCCTGGTACCCCGACACAGTAAAGGAGTTTTAGATTTTTCTAAAGCTCCTTTTTTATATTCTATTTTTTAGAGAGCGATACAGAAATATTTTTTATTGATAAAACTTGTAGATATAAAAATACTTTGTACCTTAGCATCGCTTTCAGAAAGAAATACTACTGATAGCAATAGCAAAACGGGGTGTAGCGCAGTCCGGTTAGCGCACCTGCTTTGGGAGCAGGGGGTCCCAGGTTCGAATCCTGGTACCCCGACACAGTAAAGGAGCTTTAGATTTTTCTAAAGCTCCTTTTTTTATGGGAATAAGCAGAGAGCACAGCGGGATAGATTAAAGAAACGCTTAAGGAAAAAAAGATCCTATCTAAAAAAGTTTTAGATAGGATCTTTTTGTTTTTAGAGTCTTGCAATCTCTAGAAATAGGAGAGCCCATTTAACCCTTTATAATGCCTATTGGATGTTGAATAAATTAGATAGTATATAGAAATGAAAAACGGGCACTCAATCTTCTAAAACAAGAGTTTATATACCTGTTTAGCTACCTGAGAACTCCCTTTTAAAGAAGATATAGATTTTATTTGACACCGACATGATGATGACATGTCGGTGTCATGATGATCTCATGACCTAGTCAAACGCATCACTTGTCCCTTATAAAAAAAGCCCATCTAAAGAATTAGATAGGCTTGTACACGTATAATATCATGGAGTGAAATTATCATCTTAAACGAAAGTTAATAGGGAGATAATAGAGAGTGTTTACAGGCTTATTGTCTTTCATTGCCGGACACCAATTATTGGGTATTAACTTGACAACACGAAGAGCTTCTTCATCAAAAGTTTTGTTTTCACTTTTTTGAATGTAAAAATTATCCATTTCCCCTTTTTTATTGATTCTTAGAGCTATAACAACTTTTCCTTCTCTTTTTAATCTTTGTTCCTTTACGGGATATTTAATGTTGCGTTTTATAAAGTTCATTAATCCATTGATTCCACCATCTCTATAATCTGCGGTCTGAAAAGAATCATCTTTTTCTAAATGTTGTTTATCCGTTGAGGTGTACTCTTTTTTGTCTGAGTCTGTAAGAGGAATATCCGTTTTTACTCCATCAATACATTCCCCTTTTTTTAATAATGCCCCACTTTTACTATACTCATAGTATTTGCCATTTTCTACTCCCTCTTTATAAAATGAGGTGTAATAACTTTTCCCATTGCTGTGGTATAGGGTAAAAGGACCTTCTTTTACTCCTTCACCATTGTATCTAATATGAGAGAATAGTTGCCCATTATCATAATAATCGAGTTGTGACCCCACTTGTACTCCATTTTTAAATCTCATCACAGATTTTAGTTTGTTTTTTACATAAATGAGCTCTTCTCCATTTTTTAACCCTGCTATTTCGGTTATGGTGTCAAGGGCTGTTAACTGTTCAATATCTTGATCTGTATATTCTTGAATAGGAGAGATAGACTGTGCCTTTATCGGATTGCCGCACACGATCAGTAAACTAGCAAAGACTGTGGCTAGTATATTCTTTTTCATAGTAAGAAAGATTGATTAGTTAGTAGAGGCTAAATGTAGTGATTTTTTGATCATCCTATAATCTTTAGTCTAATAAAGTACTGTAAAGTCAAGCTATCTAATGATGAGCAATGAGTATTGATCTGTTTAATCGACCTAAATAAATAGAGGCAAGCCTAGACTTGCCTCTGTAATGGTTGGTTCAAAATATTTATTTATTTATGCTAAATAGATATTTCCTTAATTATCTATTTTGTTAAACTTCTTGGTGTACTGAATGTATATAAGCTCTAGATTATTTAAATTTACACATGGAGAGTGGAGCGTGTTATTTGAGTTTTGAATGATTTCTTTTTCGCTAAGTAATCCTATCTCTTCTCCAGTATTGGGTATATATCTATCTGGCGTTATATTACTAGATTGTACACATTGTTTTTTATAAACACGATGTGTATATAGCTGGAAGCTTTTCTCGTCATCAGATAGTACTCCGAGTAAATCGGTAGTGGGAGTACCTTCTTTTTCCATACGGTAAACGCGGTTATCCTTTATGTAGAAGAAACTTTTGCTTATAGGAGAATCTGTTCCTTTATAGCAAATTTGTCGGGTAGTGAAATCTAGTTCCACAAAATTGATGTTCTTCTCTTTTCTCACTAAGGACTCTTGGTCTATTTTTGCTAAAGTTTCTTGAGTAGTAGCAGTAACTTCCTTTTTGTTCTTATACCAATGTGTGTTAATTTCTTCCTCAGCTAGATCATATGACCATATCCCTTTACTGATCTCTTCATATCTCTTTTCACTTGGAACAAATTCTTGACTGACATAAATGTATGAGCCAAACTCGGTGTCATTCGGCTGTAATACCACTTTGATACCATTAGCAAATATTTCATCTTCAATTCGGTATAAGGCTACAAGTTCGCCACTAAGTGTTTTTAGAATTATGGTTTCACCGTGAGAGGGTGCTATTTTAGTAGGATTTAAAGCTATATGACGTCTTACTAATTCATCGGTCATAGGGTCTTCATAGCTGAAGCTATGCGGAGTGCTATCTACGCTCTTTTCTGGAATAAAGAAAATAGCCTGATTTGCTTCAAGCTCTTCAGCAGGAATATGGGCTAAAATATTGACTCCTTCGCTTGTACGAGCATTAATAAAAGACTCAACGTACTTTTTTCGAGCTTCTGAATTTATATTTTCTGAAGAGCTACATGCTGTAATCAGCAGTACCCCAAAAAGGGTAAATAATGTAGCTATTTTATATCTAGTTTTCATAACTTTAAGGCTTTATTGAAATATATCAAAGATAATTAATATGTATTAAATAATAAGATAATTAGTGTTGATTTTGTTCACTGAAAAGGCTTTTATTATCGTATAGAAGCATTTTTGCTAGTTTTGTTTTCTTTTTATAATCAATATGTCATACGGGTTGGGTAAATTCTAAATATCCCTTTAATAAGAATTTGATGAACGTGGTTATTTCTTTGTCATTATTTTTTCTAAAAATAGAGATGCTTGATATAAAATTAGATTAAGAGTGAACCAATCATGATTCATTCTTGTTATTAGATTAGTTTAGAATGGTTATAATTAACGATATTAAGAAACAGACATTCTATTTCCAAAAAGAGTGAGTTCTTTTTACACGTTGATGTATTAAAATAATGTAGTGCATTGCTGAGCAATCTTGAGTCCGCTCAGTAGTATTTAGGAAACAAGAGGGACTCTGCTGCAACAGTGTCCCTCGTTCCTTTTAAATTTAATAATCAAAATGTCTGTGTACTTTTTCATACAAAAAAATTCATATCGTTTTTAAAAGTAAAAAGACCTCTGCTCGTGATGAGTAGAGGTCTTTTAATTATAGTTTAGAATGTATCTATTATTTTACTGCATGGAAACCTTTCTTACTTACGTTTACTTGATTGGGTTTTCCACTATAACTCACATCTCCTGAACCCGAAACTTTGCCGCTAATACTTTGTTTGGCTTGGCAACGAATATCTCCAGAGCCTGAAACTTCCGCATTCACTTGATCTACCTTTAAATTGTGAGCGTGAATATCTCCACTACCGCTTACTTTGTATTCGGCTTGTTTGGCTTTTCCTGCTTTAAAGTCGATGTCGCCACTTCCTTTTACATAAGCCTTAACGGTTGAGGCATCTGTGTTTCTAACTTCTATATCCCCACTACCACTAACTGTAGCATCTAGGTATTTTACTTTTACTGTTTTAATATCTATGTCTCCACTTCCTTTTAAATATAAGTTGAGGCTTTCTGTGTTTACTAGGGCTACTTCTATATCCCCGCTGCCACTGATAGACATTGAAGTGGAAGAATCCCACTTCATACCCTCTTTCACTATGATATCCCCACTGCCGCTTATGTTTAGAGTTTGAAGACTAGGTACTTCTACATATACTTTGACATAATTATTGTCCATGTTGTTACGTCCAAAGAATCTTATTTTTGATTTACTCTTTTGTTTAACAATTAAGTCTTTGCCATCTACTTTTATTTCTAAAAGGTCAATAAGTTCTTGTGGTCCTTCTGCTTTTACACTAGTTGTTTTCCCTTGGGTTACTATTATAGTAGGAGAGCCTGTTAGTTGAATACCTGTAAAATTACCAACGATATAGTCCTTTTTGCCATTTGCTGCAAAAGTTGCAATCACTGCTAGTACTAAAGTTGCACATAGTAAAATAGTTCTTTTCATAATTTAAAATTTAGTTTAAGCACGAGGTCTTAAATACTTTTATACTCGTTTTTTATATATCCTCTTATTTATAAGACGATGGAATGTACTAAAGGTTACAAGATATACTTACTTATTCTGTTTTACATTGAATATCAGCTATTTCTACCGTGTTATTATTCCGAATGCACCTCTTCATATTTAGTTTAATGGGCAATTAGTGCGAGAGCTAGGCTGATTTAGTTAAAAAAGCAACCCAAAAGGGTAATAATTAACTGCATAATATCCTTTTATTATAAATAATTATATTTTTTTATATATTCAAGGCGAAATAATGATTGCAATCATCTAAAATTATTTACTATGAAATTTAAAAGAATGTTTTTTATGCTTGCCGTGATATTTTTAATGATATCATGCTCCAATGATAGAGATTTGGAGTCGCTAAATTCTGTTGACTTGAATAAAATTCAGGTAGTTAATATTTCAGATTATCTCAGTCCTAGTACTAGGAATATGAGTACTCTAAAAGAAACGGCACCTTATATGTCTAATAATTATAGGATAACCGTTGCTTTTGAAAACTTTACTAGTGGTTGCTGCAGTGGAGTGAAAAAAAAGCTATACTTTTGGTGAAGTATATTATAAATATTGATAGAATGAAAACATTAATCAAATTATCGTTAGTAGGCTTGTTTCTTCTTCTACCAACATGCATTTATGCTGATCAACCTATAAGATATGGTGTGGTGGGAGGAGTTAATGTGAGCAGTATACACGCTAGTGGAACAGATTATAAGGCTGGTTTCCATGTGGGAGGTAAAATGGATGTACTTATTTCTAATAATTGGTACTTAGATGTTTCGGCTCTTTTTTCAATGAAAGGATGGAAATCAACACAGTATTTGCATTATTTTGAAGAAGAGATTCTGGAAACAGATAAATACACTCTGAATAACTATTATTTTGAAGTACCTATTCATGCTATGTACAAAATACAGGTTAGTCCAAAGGTATCCATTAATTTATCTGCAGGGCCCTATCTAGGTTTTGGGTTATTTGGAAAAGTGCATGTGAAAGCCAAAACTTCTTCCTATTCAGATCTAGGAAAAACGCTCGAAGAAGCCAAAGACTCTGCTAGTCTATACAAAAGTGGTAGTGGAGATAAACGATTTGATTTTGGTATAGGAGCTAAGGTAGGTGTAGAAATTAATAAGAAGTTCCAAATATCTGCTGGGTACGACTGGGGTTTCTTGAAGAGTAATAGTGGTGACGATAGTCAGAATCGGAATATCCCTATATCTTTCACTTACATCTTTTAGTAAAGAAGGGTAGAGAATATATTAAATGTTATTTTAGCATAACTAACAAAATACTTATATAAGGGTAGGTCAAATTAGGCTTACCCTTTTTTATTGGACAAGAGAAAAATACAAGAAGTTTAATCGGATTTGTTATCTATCTGAAAATAAATTTGTCTTGAATATTGTATTTTCTTATTTTTACCAACTTCTCATAAATGGATATAAGAATTCTTATTTATATAAAGTTAATATGAGGTTGTTTTAAATCAATTTACACAACCAGTTTGTTATAAGATTTATTTTTAACATTTTGTTCCTATGAAGAAAATTTTAGCCTATCCACTTTCTGTTTTGTATTACCTCTTTTTTGGTCTTACACTGGTTGTCTTTCATGTCATTCAGTGGCTGAGCTATACCTTAGGAGGTTATCAAGCCCATAAAGTAAGTGTTGATTGGCTGTGTTATTTTCTGGTAAGCAATACTTATGTATTAGGAACTCGGTATAGATTTGAAAATCTAGATAAATTACCACAAGGAGTACCTTTAATTGTAGTAGCAAATCATCAGAGCTTTTACGATATACCTGCTATTAATTGGTATATGAGAAAACATCATATTAAGTTTATTAGTAAAATAGAACTAGGCAAAGGAATCCCGAGTATATCCTACAACTTAAGAAATGGAGGATCCGTATTAATAAATAGAAAAGATCCTCGCCAATCCTTGCGTGAAGTAGGAAAACTGGGAGAGTACATTGAGAAGTATAATCGATCTGCTGTGATCTTTCCTGAGGGTACGCGTAGTAAAACAGGTAAACCCAAGGCTTTTAATGAAAGTGGCATAAAAGTACTTTGTCGCAAAGCCCCATCAGCTTATATTGTACCTATTACTATTAATAATTCGTGGAAGATGACTCGTTGGGGAGCCTTTCCACTGGGCATAGGTAATAAATTGACTTTTACTATCCAAGAGCCTTTCGCTATTAAAGGTATGCCTTTTGAGGATATTTTCAATAGGGTACAAGATGTTATAGTAAGTGGAATCAATCCAGGTGAATAGGTGTTTATTCTCTTGTACTAAGTGATATCATTTAGTTCTGAATACCTAAACTATCACTGCTAGAGAGCTTTATTTTATTGCTACTATAATATACTAGAGTAGATATAAATTGATATTGAGTAAATTTACTTATCTTTGTGCCGTTGAAAACATTTCGTGTTGGTTCTCCTCATTTTTTAGTAAAAGGCTTTCTCTCCACTATTTGTTTGAAAGATACATTTAAAATGCTGCTACATATAAATAAAAGGTAGGGGCTTAACATTAATGCATGACATTTAAAGAATTAAACATTATAGAGCCTATATTACAAGCTCTAACAGAAAAGGGGTATTCTACTCCAACTCCCATACAAGAACAAGCAATATTACCCGCAATTGATCATCAAGATATTTTAGGCTTAGCGCAGACGGGTACTGGTAAAACTGCCGCTTTCTCTATTCCTATTATTCAGCATTTACATTTAGACTCTTTACAAAAAGAGGGTGAAGAAAAAATAGCTAAGAGAGCTATTAGAGCACTGATCCTGACTCCTACACGAGAATTAGCAATTCAAATAGGGGAATCATTAAAAGATTATACTCGTTATACCGATTTACAGTACACTGTAATCTTTGGAGGAGTAAAACAAGGTAGTCAAGTGAATCGATTAAAAGCTGGCGTTGATATTTTAGTGGCAACACCAGGTAGATTGCTCGACTTAATGCATCAAGGGCATATCAAAATTAATAAAGTACAACACTTTGTACTCGATGAGGCCGACCGTATGCTAGATATGGGTTTTATTCATGATATCAAGCGTTTATTACCACGCTTACCCAAGAATAGACAGACGTTGTTCTTTTCAGCAACCATGCCTCGTTCCATAGCTAGTTTATCACGCTCAATATTGAAAAACCCTATAAGAATAGAGGTAACTCCAGCATCATCAGTGGTGGATACCATTGAGCAAGAAGTTTATTTCGTAGAACAGAATGATAAGAAGGATTTATTAGTTAAATTGCTACACGAAGGAGATATGAAATCTGTTTTGGTGTTCTCAAGAACAAAGCACGGAGCTAATAAGATAGTAAAAGCAATTACAAAGGCTGGAATTACGAGTGAGCCTATTCATGGAAATAAGTCTCAAAATGCTCGTCAGCGTGCTTTGGAAAATTTTAAAGCACATAAAACTAGAGTACTTGTTGCTACAGATATTGCAGCAAGAGGTATCGATATAGAAAACTTAGAGCTAGTAGTGAATTATGATTTACCTAATATTCCAGAAACCTATGTACACCGTATTGGTCGTACGGGTAGGGCAGGAAATGTAGGTAAAGCTTTAACTTTCTGTGCTGCCTCTGAGCGTATCTTCTTGAAAGACATTGAAAAATTAACAAAAAACAAGCTCTCTATAGTTAAGAACTAGGAGCTTGCAAACAAATTATTCATCAATATATTAATATTAATTATACAAGAAAGAAAAATGGCAAAATCAAATTCTTATAGAAAGAAAGAAGTGGAAAAGAGTAAAATGCAAAAGAGAAAAGAAAAGCAATTAAAACGTGAAGAAAGAAAGAAAAATGGACCCAGCTCTTTCGAAGATATGATAGCCTATGTTGATGAATTTGGGGTAATTACTGATACTCCACCAGAACCAAGCGAAAAAGAAGAAATAAAACTAGAAGATATTGAAATTTC is part of the Bacteroides coprosuis DSM 18011 genome and harbors:
- a CDS encoding tRNA (adenine-N(6)-)-methyltransferase (COGs: COG4123 O-methyltransferase~HAMAP: tRNA (adenine-N(6)-)-methyltransferase~InterPro IPR007848:IPR022882~KEGG: bth:BT_0838 putative RNA methyltransferase~PFAM: Methyltransferase small~SPTR: tRNA (adenine-N(6)-)-methyltransferase;~IMG reference gene:2504107142~PFAM: Methyltransferase small domain) is translated as MANPYFKFKQFTIWHDKCAMKVGTDGVLLGASAPVTNANFILDVGTGTGLIALMLAQRTVSAQIKALEIDEDAVIQAKENIERSPWKDRIEVIQSDFNLYEPNEKYDLIVSNPPYFVDSLLSPHKQRTNARHTQTLSFDALLDGVVRCLSAVGRFSVILPIEVQDLFCGLAKDRGLFLNKILYIQTKPGASAKRIILDFSFVESILLEDMLLVELARHQYSKEYIQLTKDFYLKM
- a CDS encoding TonB family protein (InterPro IPR006260~KEGG: sli:Slin_4418 TonB family protein~SPTR: Putative TonB protein;~TIGRFAM: TonB, C-terminal~IMG reference gene:2504107145~PFAM: Gram-negative bacterial tonB protein~TIGRFAM: TonB family C-terminal domain), yielding MKKNILATVFASLLIVCGNPIKAQSISPIQEYTDQDIEQLTALDTITEIAGLKNGEELIYVKNKLKSVMRFKNGVQVGSQLDYYDNGQLFSHIRYNGEGVKEGPFTLYHSNGKSYYTSFYKEGVENGKYYEYSKSGALLKKGECIDGVKTDIPLTDSDKKEYTSTDKQHLEKDDSFQTADYRDGGINGLMNFIKRNIKYPVKEQRLKREGKVVIALRINKKGEMDNFYIQKSENKTFDEEALRVVKLIPNNWCPAMKDNKPVNTLYYLPINFRLR
- a CDS encoding hypothetical protein (KEGG: cdf:CD1992 putative lipoprotein~SPTR: Putative uncharacterized protein;~IMG reference gene:2504107146) yields the protein MKTRYKIATLFTLFGVLLITACSSSENINSEARKKYVESFINARTSEGVNILAHIPAEELEANQAIFFIPEKSVDSTPHSFSYEDPMTDELVRRHIALNPTKIAPSHGETIILKTLSGELVALYRIEDEIFANGIKVVLQPNDTEFGSYIYVSQEFVPSEKRYEEISKGIWSYDLAEEEINTHWYKNKKEVTATTQETLAKIDQESLVRKEKNINFVELDFTTRQICYKGTDSPISKSFFYIKDNRVYRMEKEGTPTTDLLGVLSDDEKSFQLYTHRVYKKQCVQSSNITPDRYIPNTGEEIGLLSEKEIIQNSNNTLHSPCVNLNNLELIYIQYTKKFNKIDN
- a CDS encoding hypothetical protein (KEGG: bfr:BF0244 hypothetical protein~SPTR: Putative uncharacterized protein;~IMG reference gene:2504107147~PFAM: Protein of unknown function (DUF2807)); the protein is MKRTILLCATLVLAVIATFAANGKKDYIVGNFTGIQLTGSPTIIVTQGKTTSVKAEGPQELIDLLEIKVDGKDLIVKQKSKSKIRFFGRNNMDNNYVKVYVEVPSLQTLNISGSGDIIVKEGMKWDSSTSMSISGSGDIEVALVNTESLNLYLKGSGDIDIKTVKVKYLDATVSGSGDIEVRNTDASTVKAYVKGSGDIDFKAGKAKQAEYKVSGSGDIHAHNLKVDQVNAEVSGSGDIRCQAKQSISGKVSGSGDVSYSGKPNQVNVSKKGFHAVK
- a CDS encoding hypothetical protein (KEGG: pme:NATL1_19551 lipoyl synthase~SPTR: Lipoate synthase;~IMG reference gene:2504107148) codes for the protein MLAVIFLMISCSNDRDLESLNSVDLNKIQVVNISDYLSPSTRNMSTLKETAPYMSNNYRITVAFENFTSGCCSGVKKKLYFW
- a CDS encoding hypothetical protein (KEGG: bth:BT_0227 hypothetical protein~SPTR: Putative uncharacterized protein;~IMG reference gene:2504107149), translated to MKTLIKLSLVGLFLLLPTCIYADQPIRYGVVGGVNVSSIHASGTDYKAGFHVGGKMDVLISNNWYLDVSALFSMKGWKSTQYLHYFEEEILETDKYTLNNYYFEVPIHAMYKIQVSPKVSINLSAGPYLGFGLFGKVHVKAKTSSYSDLGKTLEEAKDSASLYKSGSGDKRFDFGIGAKVGVEINKKFQISAGYDWGFLKSNSGDDSQNRNIPISFTYIF
- a CDS encoding phospholipid/glycerol acyltransferase (COGs: COG0204 1-acyl-sn-glycerol-3-phosphate acyltransferase~InterPro IPR002123~KEGG: fjo:Fjoh_0969 phospholipid/glycerol acyltransferase~PFAM: Phospholipid/glycerol acyltransferase~SMART: Phospholipid/glycerol acyltransferase~SPTR: Phospholipid/glycerol acyltransferase;~IMG reference gene:2504107150~PFAM: Acyltransferase~TIGRFAM: 1-acyl-sn-glycerol-3-phosphate acyltransferases) is translated as MKKILAYPLSVLYYLFFGLTLVVFHVIQWLSYTLGGYQAHKVSVDWLCYFLVSNTYVLGTRYRFENLDKLPQGVPLIVVANHQSFYDIPAINWYMRKHHIKFISKIELGKGIPSISYNLRNGGSVLINRKDPRQSLREVGKLGEYIEKYNRSAVIFPEGTRSKTGKPKAFNESGIKVLCRKAPSAYIVPITINNSWKMTRWGAFPLGIGNKLTFTIQEPFAIKGMPFEDIFNRVQDVIVSGINPGE
- a CDS encoding DEAD/DEAH box helicase domain protein (COGs: COG0513 Superfamily II DNA and RNA helicase~InterPro IPR011545:IPR001650:IPR014001~KEGG: bth:BT_1885 putative ATP-dependent RNA helicase~PFAM: DNA/RNA helicase, DEAD/DEAH box type, N-terminal; Helicase, C-terminal~SMART: DEAD-like helicase, N-terminal; Helicase, C-terminal~SPTR: ATP-dependent RNA helicase RhlE;~IMG reference gene:2504107151~PFAM: Helicase conserved C-terminal domain; DEAD/DEAH box helicase) produces the protein MTFKELNIIEPILQALTEKGYSTPTPIQEQAILPAIDHQDILGLAQTGTGKTAAFSIPIIQHLHLDSLQKEGEEKIAKRAIRALILTPTRELAIQIGESLKDYTRYTDLQYTVIFGGVKQGSQVNRLKAGVDILVATPGRLLDLMHQGHIKINKVQHFVLDEADRMLDMGFIHDIKRLLPRLPKNRQTLFFSATMPRSIASLSRSILKNPIRIEVTPASSVVDTIEQEVYFVEQNDKKDLLVKLLHEGDMKSVLVFSRTKHGANKIVKAITKAGITSEPIHGNKSQNARQRALENFKAHKTRVLVATDIAARGIDIENLELVVNYDLPNIPETYVHRIGRTGRAGNVGKALTFCAASERIFLKDIEKLTKNKLSIVKN